CATCAACCGGAAGCATGGACGGGAGGCGATTGACTTCGCTCACAGCACCCTGGAGCCGATTCTCAGCGAAACCTACGGAATCATGGTGTACCAGGAGCAGATCATGCGCATCGCCCAGGATCTTGCCGGTTACTCCCTGGGGGAAGCCGACCTGCTACGTCGGGCCATGGGCAAGAAAAAGGTGTCTGAGATGCAGAAACATCGGGGAATCTTCGTGAAGGGTGCCTCCGAGCGTGGTGTGGCCGAGAAGGTGGCCGATGAACTCTTCGACCAGATGGTGCTCTTCGCTGAATACTGCTTCAACAAGAGTCATTCCACGGCGTATGGGGCGGTGACCTACCAGACCGCCTATCTCAAGGCGCACTATCCGGTGGCTTATATGGCTGCGCTGCTCACGGTGAATGCCGGTGCCAGTGACAAGGTGCAGCGTTACATCTCCAACTGCAACGCCATGGGCATTGAGGTGATGCCTCCAGATGTCAACGCATCGGGCACCGACTTCACCCCCCGCGATCAACGCATCCTTTTCGGCCTTTCTGCGGTGCGCAATCTTGGCGACGGAGCGATCCGTGCCCTGATTCGCTCTAGAGATGCGGATGGACCTTTTGAATCCCTCGCCGATCTGTGCGATCGCGTGCCCTCAAGCGTGATCAATCGCCGCAGCCTTGAATCACTGATTCATTGCGGTGCCATGGATGCCCTTGAGCCAGAGGCCAACCGTGCCCAGTTAATCGCCGATCTCGATCTGCTCCTGGACTGGGCCAATTCCCGTGCCCGGGATCGCGCTAGTGGTCAGGGCAATCTCTTCGATCTGATGGCGGGCGCTGCCGGCGGCGAGGCTGATGCACCCTCTGATCTCAGCCTGGCGCCCAAAGCTGCGCCGGTGAAGGACTATCACCCCAGTGAAAAGCTCAAGCTTGAGAAAGATCTGGTTGGGTTCTACCTCTCCGATCATCCGCTCAAGCAGCTCACTCCCCCGGCCCGGCTGCTGGCTCCGATCGGGCTCGCTGGCCTGGAAGAGCAAGCGGACAAGGCCAAGGTGAGCGCGATTGCCATGGTGAGCGAAATGCGTCAGGTGACGACGCGAAAGGGTGACCGCATGGCGGTGCTTCAGCTGGAAGATCTCACCGGCTCCTGTGAAGCGGTGGTCTTCCCTAAGAGTTACGCGCGGCTTGCAGATCATCTGATTGCCGAAGCCCGCCTGCTGGTTTGGGCCGCTGTTGATCGCCGCGACGAGCGTGTTCAGCTGATTGTTGATGACTGCCGCGCCATCGATGATTTGCGCCTGTTAATGGTGGAGCTGGATGCCGATCAGGCCAGCGACGTGGCTGTTCAGCACAAGCTGAGGGAGTGCCTGCAGGCGTATCGCCCCGATCAGGATGAACTCGGGGTGCGCGTGCCGGTGGTGGCCGCGGTGCGACGGGGCTCGGATGTTCGCTATGTGCGCTTGGGCCCTCAGTTCTGCGTTCGGGATGTGGCTGCTGCGCAGAAGCATCTCCTGGAGAGCTCCTTCCGGGTGAGTTGCAGTGACCCCTTGTTGATTTGAGATTGGGTCTGAAAACGAGGGATTGAAGCGAGTGATTTCAACTCTGCTTCTGAGCTCGGATCGAACTGCGCAGTCTCTGCAAGTTGGGTTTGATGTGCTCGATCCCAAGCAACGTCCCTGGTTGGGGCTCCCAGCTCGCTGACAACACCCCGAAACTCAGTCCGACCAGGCCAAGAAGAAAAAACAATCCGGACGTCACCAGCGTGATGCCAGGGGGGATGTCAAGAATCCCGCGACTCACCAGCACGTAGCTTCCGACAAACACGCCCATTCCCATCAAGGAAGGCAAACCGGTCGCGATGGCCACTCTGCGAGCCATGCGATTGGCCACATCTTTGGGGATCGGTTGATTGACCGAAGGGGTGGGCTCCGATCGGCGCGGTTCAAACGGCAGGGGATCGCGTCGTTCGGCCATGACTCAGTGAGAAACTGGAACCGCGGATCAGCCGCGGATTCCCAGTTTGGCGATCAGCTCGCTGTAACGCTTCTCGCTCTTGCCTCGCACGTATCCGAGCAGGCGCTTGCGCCGGCCGATCATCTTCAGAAGACCCTGACGGGACGAGAAGTCGTGGATGTTCTGCTGCAGATGGCTGCTCAGCTTCGAGATGCGCTCTGTGAGCATGGCCACCTGAACCTCAGCCGATCCAGTGTCGGTGGCGTGGGTCTGATGAGCGTTGATCAGTTCTTGCTTTTCGGTGGTATCGAGCGACATGCGCGGCGTCTGGCCCTGACAGTGCAAACAAACAATTTACTCTGCCGCGGGGCCCTACGCCGATTGACTTAACCACTTCAGGCTTGCCCGCAACCAGGCGTCCCCGTCATCGTCTGCAGGAACGTCAGATCCTGAGGCCACGGCCCGCATGGCCCTGCGGATTTCAAGATCCTCATACCCCAGCGTTTCGAGGGTGATCTGAAGCTCTCTCAGGCATGGTGCGCCGAGAGGAACCTCCTTCACGTCGCTGCGGTCCACCAGGGACAGGCCCGGTTCCTGCAACGGCGCCCAGGCACCGAGGCGATCACGCAGTTCCACAGCGATCCGCTCAGCGGTGCGTTTGCCCACACCCTGCGCCTGGGTGAGGCGTTTCAGGTCGCCATCAACGATCGCTGCCACGAGCTCTTCAACCCGGCAACAATCAAGTAAGGCCAGGGCCATCTGTGGACCAACCCCGTTGACGCCAATAAGGGTTCGGAACAAATCGCGTTCCTGTTGC
The sequence above is a segment of the Synechococcus sp. PROS-7-1 genome. Coding sequences within it:
- a CDS encoding PAM68 family protein — protein: MAERRDPLPFEPRRSEPTPSVNQPIPKDVANRMARRVAIATGLPSLMGMGVFVGSYVLVSRGILDIPPGITLVTSGLFFLLGLVGLSFGVLSASWEPQPGTLLGIEHIKPNLQRLRSSIRAQKQS
- the ruvA gene encoding Holliday junction branch migration protein RuvA, producing the protein MIGWLQGERIQSWEQGGRRGVVIACGGVGYEVQLTSRDQNQQMDGSGCTLWVHQVQRDDGSTLFGFCEQQERDLFRTLIGVNGVGPQMALALLDCCRVEELVAAIVDGDLKRLTQAQGVGKRTAERIAVELRDRLGAWAPLQEPGLSLVDRSDVKEVPLGAPCLRELQITLETLGYEDLEIRRAMRAVASGSDVPADDDGDAWLRASLKWLSQSA
- the rpsO gene encoding 30S ribosomal protein S15, giving the protein MSLDTTEKQELINAHQTHATDTGSAEVQVAMLTERISKLSSHLQQNIHDFSSRQGLLKMIGRRKRLLGYVRGKSEKRYSELIAKLGIRG